The Planktothrix sp. FACHB-1365 genomic sequence ACTTATAATAATGCTGTTGAAATTTATCAAATTATGCAGAAACATCATTTAGGTCGAACGATTATTCTCGTCACATCTGCCTTAGAAATGCGTCGGGCGAGTTTAACCTTTGCCAGAGTTGGGTTTAAAGTTATTCCCGCCCCCACCAATTTTTATACCTTTATTCATCAGAAAAAATATGTTCGTCATATTACTGGGGCAGATTTCGCGCCCAGTGCAGAAGCCTTATTATTAACAACACGGGTTTTAGATGAATATTTCTTAACCTTCTATTATTTTATTCGCGGTTGGTTAGCTCCCAGTATTTAAAACCGAGCATATTGAACGCGATCAAGAGCAGAACTCGGCTGTGAGGCTGGACTGGAAGATGAACCTAACCCGACGGAATTTCCTACCATTGCTACTAAGAAAAAGAGGAGCAGAAATAAAAATCCTAGAGTTTCCCAATCGGAATTTTTCTCAGGTTTTGGTTTCTGTTCCTCTTTAACGGATTTAACATCCACTTTAACTTCTATCTTTTTCCCCTGTAAAGGGCCATGCAGTTTAATACTGTTGCAGGTAATTTGATCCGCGATATGATCTTGATTAGACATGGTGCTTTCCTGAATTGTTAGTCTTAGAGCAATTCGCTAATCAACTACAACTCGGTTCACCTGAATTCGGGATCAAAATCCTAACCTAAACCCCCTTGAACGCCCATTCCCAATTCTGGGCTAAAAAAACAATCCACTTTAAGGTTTAGGGGCGGGTGCTTTCGGAATTTCTGTTAACCCCAGAACCGGGCTAAAAACCGTCCCAACCTAGGAGAACAGAAAACAGGATTAACTATTCATTGCGGAATTTAGAGAGGAAATTGCGAAGTTGTTCCCCCGCAACATCTCGTCCCCCTAAACCAAAGGCGATCGCAATTGCTACCGCAACAGCCCCTAACAACAAACCAAAGGCTAAATTGACAATATCGCTGGCAATTCCCATTTGTTGTAACGCCATTGCACCGACAAAGATAATAATCGCAATTCGAGCCGCTTGGGCTAAAAGACTAGATTGACGAGTTCCCGAACTCTCGATTAAATCATGAGCTAAATTGGCAAAATACAAACCAATGGCAAATACAATAATACCAATCAAAACTTTACCCGCAATCACGATAATTTGATTGAGAATTAAAGTTAAGGCGGCTAACCCTAAAATATCCGTTGCGGTGACGGCCGCAAACAACATAATCCCCACTAACACAATAATTCCGGCTAATTCAGACGGTGTGTTTTGGGGTAAGCGGGTAGAAACCGGAGAAACGGTGGGTTCCGTTGGAATGGTTTCTTCCGTAATAATACGTTCTTCAACCAGAGGAGTTTGGGAAGAATGAATCCCTAACCAGCGAAAGATATTATCAAACCCAATACTGGTTAGAATATTCGTGACTAAATCCGCTACAAAACGCCCAATCAAATAAGCAACAATTAAAACTGAAATTGCTAAAAAGATTTGGGGTAAGGCGTTAAAGATTTCCGTCAACATTAAAATAGCTGGCCCCGAAATCGCCTCAACCTTCAGAGTTTGTAAGGCAGAAATTGCCGTCGGAATCAGAATTAAAATGTAGACAATCAATCCAATCAGGGATGATAATCTTTGATTCCCTGTAAGCCGATTTAAACCTAAACGACTGCCAAATTGATCAATGCCAACCGCCGCCAAAAGATTGGTGACAATTCGACTTACCACTTGAGCGACTAACCAACCCGCACCTGCAATGACTAAAGCCGCAACAATATTCGGGAGAATCGAAAGGATTTGATAGAGCATTTGTTGGACGGGCTCTAATAATCCTTGTAACTGAAGCGTGCTGAGAATCGCAGGCAAAAATAACAGAATGATGAACCAATACAGAGCATTTCCTAAAGTTTCACTCAGGGAAAATTGATCCGTAGCTGCATCATTCACTTGTTGATTTAAGCGTTCATCAAGGCGAAAGGCTCGGAACACTCGAATTAATAAAGTTCGGGCAATGGTTGCTAAAATCCAAGCAATAGCAATTAAAATTGCCGCCCCAAACAGTCGGGGTAAATAGTTGGTAACTTGGTTCAGTAAACTGGTTAAGGGTGTCGATGCTGC encodes the following:
- a CDS encoding mechanosensitive ion channel, which codes for MNGTFYRIAPLGTELSSLSPLYLAQDNPLAVPLDLNNLKLGQTSVVDIALACGILLVGYLIALFAQSLVKSLFKKTDLDNRIAAWVSGSTAPEDKLPVEDWLGSTIFWIIFIFAIVAFLDKLQLTAASTPLTSLLNQVTNYLPRLFGAAILIAIAWILATIARTLLIRVFRAFRLDERLNQQVNDAATDQFSLSETLGNALYWFIILLFLPAILSTLQLQGLLEPVQQMLYQILSILPNIVAALVIAGAGWLVAQVVSRIVTNLLAAVGIDQFGSRLGLNRLTGNQRLSSLIGLIVYILILIPTAISALQTLKVEAISGPAILMLTEIFNALPQIFLAISVLIVAYLIGRFVADLVTNILTSIGFDNIFRWLGIHSSQTPLVEERIITEETIPTEPTVSPVSTRLPQNTPSELAGIIVLVGIMLFAAVTATDILGLAALTLILNQIIVIAGKVLIGIIVFAIGLYFANLAHDLIESSGTRQSSLLAQAARIAIIIFVGAMALQQMGIASDIVNLAFGLLLGAVAVAIAIAFGLGGRDVAGEQLRNFLSKFRNE